The following are encoded together in the Drosophila sechellia strain sech25 chromosome 3R, ASM438219v1, whole genome shotgun sequence genome:
- the LOC6613734 gene encoding insulin-like growth factor-binding protein complex acid labile subunit gives MKHKLLLLFLAGSALLLATEVRSQHEDIPYQPVSNICQTCLCLSTQDVDHRTHFNLDCSVRNFEHILARWPEQFGSQAIASGAASEIVVSYSANRIKLLQQLPATNASLTLSCRHCGLQDLQAPLFMDVPNVQALYISWNELTDDALVPDLFRGPFRNTRYEPIGLRDLDLSHNQIARLDRRLFEHTPHLTKLNLAYNKLRALDEATTGAIASVATLQRLDLSHNGLMSLPAQLFPKLTSLRFLDVSGNEFSTMPASLQQLGKSLVQLNLAGNAFLSLKEYSLQGLDSLKRLNISSMPSLRSLEKGALNLPSLEHLDCSRNSKLERLELADLLSSRNLSKLDLSWNALTTLVLNATGSSNNSSNSTSEPWPRLRRMSISGNPWYCSCELFKALEQVGLNHIDREWDGTEARCETPYLLAGSPLSNLTAERICKMVIPKKYREVDEEPPRFLRRRYIILTAIIASIVLVIGLVIGFVVVCVRRRLKGSDYGVQPIRYTSVRGSNLSQFSQLQPASVASKFNNVHAGSSSGVTTGAANA, from the exons ATGAAGCACAAGCTTCTGCTGTTG TTCCTTGCAGGATCGGCTTTGCTCCTGGCCACTGAAGTTCGGAGCCAACATGAGGACATTCCGTACCAGCCGGTGAGCAACATCTGCCAGACGTGCCTGTGCCTCAGCACCCAGGATGTGGATCATCGGACGCACTTCAACCTGGACTGCTCGGTGAGGAATTTCGAGCACATCCTGGCCCGCTGGCCGGAGCAGTTTGGCAGCCAGGCGATTGCGTCCGGAGCTGCATCGGAGATTGTGGTCTCGTACTCGGCCAATAGGATCAAGTTGCTCCAACAGCTGCCGGCCACAAATGCCAGCTTAACACTCTCCTGCCGCCACTGTGGCCTGCAGGATCTGCAGGCTCCGCTGTTCATGGACGTGCCCAACGTGCAGGCCCTTTACATCAGCTGGAATGAGCTAACCGACGATGCCTTGGTGCCGGATCTCTTCAGAGGTCCATTCCGCAACACTCGCTACGAGCCGATTGGTTTGCGAGACCTGGACCTGAGTCACAACCAGATAGCTCGACTGGATCGGCGGCTCTTCGAGCACACTCCCCACTTGACCAAGCTGAACTTGGCCTACAACAAGCTGAGGGCCCTGGATGAAGCCACCACAGGCGCCATTGCATCGGTTGCTACACTGCAGCGTCTGGATCTCTCCCACAATGGCCTGATGTCTCTGCCAGCACAGCTTTTCCCGAAGCTCACAAGCCTCCGTTTCCTGGATGTCTCCGGAAATGAGTTTTCCACGATGCCAGCCAGCCTGCAGCAATTGGGCAAGTCTTTGGTTCAACTCAACTTGGCAGGAAATGCCTTTCTCAGCTTGAAGGAGTATAGCCTGCAGGGCTTGGATTCCCTGAAACGGCTGAACATCAGTAGCATGCCATCGCTGCGAAGCCTGGAGAAAGGAGCTCTGAACTTGCCTTCCTTGGAGCACCTGGATTGCTCTAGGAACTCGAAGCTGGAGCGCTTGGAGCTGGCCGATCTGCTGAGCAGTCGGAATTTGTCGAAGTTGGACTTGTCCTGGAATGCACTGACCACTCTGGTTCTCAATGCCACCGGTTCTAGCAATAACAGTAGTAATTCTACGAGTGAACCCTGGCCACGACTCCGTCGCATGAGCATCTCCGGAAATCCCTGGTATTGTAGCTGCGAACTGTTCAAAGCCCTGGAGCAGGTTGGACTGAACCACATCGACCGGGAATGGGATGGAACCGAGGCGCGTTGCGAAACGCCATATCTTCTGGCCGGATCTCCGCTCTCCAATTTGACAGCCGAACGGATCTGCAAAATGGTGATACCCAAGAAATATCGCGAGGTGGACGAGGAGCCACCGCGATTCCTGCGACGCCGCTACATAATACTCACTGCCATCATAGCCAGCATTGTCCTGGTAATTGGTCTTGTGATCGGATTCGTCGTGGTCTGCGTGCGCCGGCGGCTCAAGGGCAGCGATTACGGAGTACAACCCATCCGGTACACCAGCGTTAGGGGCAGCAATCTGTCGCAGTTCTCGCAGCTGCAGCCCGCCTCGGTGGCCAGCAAGTTCAATAATGTCCATGCCGGGAGCAGCAGTGGGGTGACCACTGGCGCTGCCAATGCCTAA
- the LOC116801418 gene encoding uncharacterized protein LOC116801418, translating to MRHVPDTIALAFSFHSPISVEHVLPQIYLKSSRHMKAAIVGIPIAIYFKALMNMNRNRGDRWRKMAELVFSLCVIDKAEDVVLDVIMLKFLGD from the coding sequence ATGCGTCATGTCCCAGATACAATCGCATTAGCTTTTAGTTTTCACTCACCGATATCAGTTGAACATGTTTTGCCACAAATTTATCTCAAGTCTTCAAGACACATGAAAGCAGCAATAGTAGGGATACCAATCGCAATTTACTTCAAAGCCCTAATGAACATGAACAGAAATCGTGGGGATCGTTGGAGAAAGATGGCCGAGCTCGTATTCTCCTTGTGTGTAATTGACAAAGCCGAGGATGTAGTTCTTGAtgtaataatgttaaagttcCTCGGAGACTAG